One genomic segment of Drosophila melanogaster chromosome 3L includes these proteins:
- the PGRP-LA gene encoding peptidoglycan recognition protein LA, isoform F: MKLLLKVHSERTARRRRTPEPSLAHSRDSSRINSNNANGNGNANRSRDKSPSRRVTRNTILLITLILLVLATGLIVLYVELNRPKPELPSNKAIYFGNNYDHQTFPNLGNGHLVVDREQWGASKNSHGLTIPLKRPIPYVLITHIGVQSLPCDNIYKCSIKMRTIQDSAIAEKGLPDIQSNFYVSEEGNIYVGRGWDWANTYANQTLAITFMGDYGRFKPGPKQLEGVQFLLAHAVANRNIDVDYKLVAQNQTKVTRSPGAYVYQEIRNWPHFYGCGMDEAPACGIELGMKTESWDAKQ, encoded by the exons ATGAAACTGTTACTAAAAGTTCACTCGGAACGCACGGCGCGCAGAAGACGTACACCCGAACCCAGTTTAGCCCACTCCCGGGATTCATCAA gaatcaacagcaacaatgccAATGGTAATGGCAACGCCAATCGAAGTCGTGATAAGTCGCCATCTAGGCGGGTCACTCGGAACACCATCCTGCTGATCACGCTGATCCTGTTGGTCCTGGCCACCGGATTGATTGTGCTCTACGTGGAACTCAATCGACCCAAGCCCGAGTTGCCCAGTAATAAAGCCATCTATTTTGGCAACAACTACGACCACCAAACGT TTCCGAATCTAGGAAACGGCCATCTCGTCGTCGACAGAGAGCAGTGGGGAGCGTCGAAGAACTCTCATGGTCTGACCATTCCCCTGAAGCGACCCATTCCCTACGTCCTAATCACCCACATTGGAGTGCAGTCTCTGCCCTGCGATAACATCTACAAGTGCTCCATCAAGATGCGCACCATTCAGGATTCAGCCATTGCTGAGAAGGGTCTGCCGGATATCCAATCCAATTTTTAT GTTTCGGAGGAGGGTAACATCTACGTTGGCCGCGGCTGGGACTGGGCCAACACGTATGCGAACCAGACATTGGCCATTACCTTTATGGGCGACTATGGCCGGTTTAAGCCCGGTCCCAAACAGCTGGAAGGTGTCCAATTTCTGCTGGCCCATGCAGTGGCCAATCGAAATATTGATGTGGACTACAAACTAGTGGCGCAAAATCAG ACTAAGGTGACCAGAAGCCCGGGTGCATATGTGTATCAAGAAATCCGGAACTGGCCGCATTTCTACGGCTGCGGAATGGACGAAGCACCGGCCTGCGGCATCGAATTGGGCATGAAAACGGAATCGTGGGACGCCAAGCAATAG
- the PGRP-LA gene encoding peptidoglycan recognition protein LA, isoform G, producing the protein MRTIQDSAIAEKGLPDIQSNFYVSEEGNIYVGRGWDWANTYANQTLAITFMGDYGRFKPGPKQLEGVQFLLAHAVANRNIDVDYKLVAQNQTKVTRSPGAYVYQEIRNWPHFYGCGMDEAPACGIELGMKTESWDAKQ; encoded by the exons ATGCGCACCATTCAGGATTCAGCCATTGCTGAGAAGGGTCTGCCGGATATCCAATCCAATTTTTAT GTTTCGGAGGAGGGTAACATCTACGTTGGCCGCGGCTGGGACTGGGCCAACACGTATGCGAACCAGACATTGGCCATTACCTTTATGGGCGACTATGGCCGGTTTAAGCCCGGTCCCAAACAGCTGGAAGGTGTCCAATTTCTGCTGGCCCATGCAGTGGCCAATCGAAATATTGATGTGGACTACAAACTAGTGGCGCAAAATCAG ACTAAGGTGACCAGAAGCCCGGGTGCATATGTGTATCAAGAAATCCGGAACTGGCCGCATTTCTACGGCTGCGGAATGGACGAAGCACCGGCCTGCGGCATCGAATTGGGCATGAAAACGGAATCGTGGGACGCCAAGCAATAG